TAAAGGCGTTCCAGCCCAGGTTTGTGCTAACTGTGGCGAAGAATATATCGATGAGAAGACAACCGCTCAATTGCTGAAATCCGCAGAAACAGCGGCAAAAACGGGGGTACAAGTGGACGTTCGGGAATATATGGCAGCATAAATCGGAAGAATTTAAAGGAATTAGGGTATGGCTAATAAGAAAAAGATCAAAAAGCCTGACTCCGTAATTGTGCGGCAACCTGTGGCACGATTCGTTCCTTTTCGTCGGGACCCCGGAATTATCCGACAAAATGTAGGACAATTTGTGCAAGAGCCTCATGCACAATGAAAGCGAGAGAACAATCGTTTCATTCCCGTGAAACGAGAAGCCACAAGAATTTGGAGAGTGCCAGAATTGAGAATAGTTCATGAGAATTTAAAGGAAATGGGGATTGCGAATGAGAGTTGGCCTATGTTAAGGCTTGGCGATCTATGTAAAAAAATAGGGAGTGGAGCAACGCCAAGGGGAGGTGGCGAGTCATACCTTGAAAACGGTCCATTTACGTTAATTCGTAGCCAGAATGTTTATAATGACGGCTTTAAGGTTGACGGTTTAGCACGCATCTCCGAAGATCAAGCGTTGAAACTGGAAGGAGTTTCAGTTCAAGAAAATGATGTCCTCTTAAATATTACGGGGGATTCGGTGGCAAGAACATGCATTGCTCCAAAAGATTATCTTCCAGCACGGGTTAATCAGCACGTGGCAATAATTCGTACTAATCCCGAAAAATTAGATGCAAGGTTCTTAAGATATTTCCTTATTTCTCCAAAACAGCAGGCCTATTTATTGGGAATGGCAGCAATTGGGGCAACGCGAAATGCCCTCACTAAAGGGATGATCGAAAATTTGCTTGTCCCATGTCCTAACATAAATGAACAAAAAGCCATTGCCACAATCCTCGGCACGTTGGATGATAAAATAGAGCTAAACCGGAAAATGAATGCAACACTGGAAGCAATGGCACAGGCGATTTTTAAATCCTGGTTTGTGGACTTTGACCCTGT
This window of the Nitrospirota bacterium genome carries:
- a CDS encoding type II toxin-antitoxin system MqsA family antitoxin; this encodes MKCVICKQGETKKGKGTVTLERDGVTLVIKGVPAQVCANCGEEYIDEKTTAQLLKSAETAAKTGVQVDVREYMAA